Proteins encoded in a region of the Benincasa hispida cultivar B227 chromosome 2, ASM972705v1, whole genome shotgun sequence genome:
- the LOC120071343 gene encoding gamma-tubulin complex component 4 homolog yields the protein MLHELLLSLLGYTGDLIIDEREHYNSLGLNHLPLDAPISGEPTFTLAPDISFLEPSERDLIQRIIVLGFYYRELDRFATKSRNLSWIRSGNGSSLANSTESSKDKIENPSVYRRAIANGIVEILSIYRSAVLHVEQKLLSETVPILAIVTQGLDKFYVLFPPLHQLILEIEHDDIRGGQLLNLLHKRCHCGVPELQTCIQRLLWHGHQVMYNQLASWMVYGILQDKHGEFFIRRQDDRETNQGSSVQDVSEKLGRLSTDESLTDWHLGFHICLDMLPDYIHMRVAESILFAGKAIRVLRNPSNAFWCQGAGNQSHSHMPRLPLNIKGNTRNFPLQKEPFVATKLTGEELLLQSEADKIEAMLLDLKESSEFRKRSFESAVDSIRAIAASHLWQLVVVRADLNGHLKALKDYFLLAKGDFFQCFLEESRHLMRLPPRQSTAEADLMIPFQLAATKTTSEEDRYFSRVSLRMPSFGVKVKSAQGDPKEKPFIDGNPGGALSNLPLDMSLDGWDGVALEYYIDWPLQLFFTQEVLSKYCRVFQYLLRLKRTQMELEKSWASLMHQDHADFANNRNAQFDGSISPQQRQRFRRMWRVREHMAFLIRNLQFYIQVDVIESQWNILQDHIQDSHDFTELVGFHQEYLSALISQSFLDIGSVSRILDGIMKLCLQFCWSLENQDGSSDPSELEHLTEEFNKKSNSLYTILRSSRLVGSQRAPFLRRFLMRLNFNSFFEATARGVLNVVRPRPAALPVLNQQ from the exons ATGTTACACGAACTTCTACTTTCTCTACTGGGTTACACCGGCGATTTGATAATCGATGAAAGAGAGCATTACAATTCCCTAGGGTTAAATCACTTACCTCTTGATGCCCCCATTTCTGGCGAACCCACGTTCACCCTTGCCCCTGATATCTCCTTCCTTGAACCGAGCGAAAG GGATCTAATTCAGAGGATCATTGTGTTAGGATTTTACTATAGAGAGCTTGATCGCTTTGCTACTAAGTCTAGGAATTTGAGTTGGATTCGTTCTGGTAATGGGTCTTCTTTAGCCAATTCGACGGAGTCGtctaaagataaaattgaaaacccaAGTGTTTATAGGAGGGCCATAGCTAATGGCATTGTGGAGATACTGTCTATTTATAGATCTGCTGTTCTTCATGTGGAGCAGAAACTGTTGTCCGAAACGGTGCCAATTTTGGCAATAGTCACCCAGGGCCTTGATAAG ttcTATGTTCTTTTTCCGCCTTTACATCAACTCATTCTTGAGATTGAGCATGACGATATTCGAGGTGGCCAACTACTCAATCTTCTACACAAACGTTGTCACTGTGGTGTGCCTGAATTGCAAACTTGCAttcaaag GCTCCTTTGGCATGGTCATCAGGTAATGTACAATCAACTAGCATCGTGGATGGTTTATGGGATTCTTCAAGATAAGCATGGAGAATTTTTCATCAGAAG GCAAGATGACAGGGAGACTAATCAAGGCTCATCTGTACAAGATGTGTCAGAGAAGTTGGGACGCTTATCAACTGATGAATCTTTGACTGATTGGCACTTGGGATTTCACATTTGCCTG GATATGCTTCCTGATTATATCCATATGCGGGTTGCAGAATCAATTCTTTTTGCTGGTAAAGCCATTAGAGTTCTTCGGAACCCAAGCAATGCCTTCTGGTGTCAGGGTGCTGGAAACCAATCACATTCACATATGCCTAGATTACCTCTGAATATTAAAGGAAATACAAGAAACTTTCCCCTTCAAAAGGAACCTTTTGTTGCCACAAAGTTGACTGGAGAAGAATTGCTTCTGCAATCTGAAGCAGATAAGATAGAAGCCATGCTTTTAGATCTCAAG GAATCATCTGAGTTTCGCAAGAGATCATTTGAGTCCGCAGTTGATTCAATTAGGGCTATTGCGGCTAGTCATCTTTGGCAG CTTGTAGTTGTGCGTGCTGACCTCAATGGACACCTCAAGGCCCTAAAAGACTATTTCCTTTTAGCGAAAGGTGATTTCTTCCAG TGTTTTCTTGAGGAAAGTCGTCATTTGATGCGTCTACCCCCTCGCCAATCAACTGCTGAAGCTGATCTTATGATTCCATTTCAGTTG GCTGCAACAAAGACTACAAGTGAAGAGGACAGATACTTTTCCAGAGTATCATTGCG GATGCCATCTTTCGGAGTCAAGGTCAAGTCTGCCCAAGGAGACCCGAAGGAAAAACCTTTCATTGATGGAAATCCCGGTGGTGCTCTATCAAACTTACCTCTAGATATGTCTCTTGATGGTTGGGATGGTGTTGCTCTTGAATACTATATTGATTGGCCTCTGCAGTTATTCTTTACCCAAGAAGTGCTCTCTAA GTATTGTAGGGTCTTCCAATATTTATTGCGGCTAAAACGAACacaaatggaattggagaaatcATGGGCGTCCCTCATGCACCAAGATCACGCTGATTTTGCAAACAATCGCAATGCTCAATTTGATGGTTCAATATCTCCACAGCAAAGACAACGTTTTAGACGGATGTGGCGTGTAAGAGAACACATGGCATTCTTGATTAGAAATCTTCAGTTTTATATTCAG GTTGATGTGATTGAATCTCAATGGAATATTTTGCAAGATCATATCCAAGATTCTCATGATTTTACCGAGCTCGTGGGGTTTCATCAGGA GTACTTGTCCGCTTTAATTTCACAGTCATTCTTGGATATCGGTTCTGTTTCAAGGATACTAGATGGCATAATGAAGCTTTGTTTGCAGTTTTGTTGGAGTCTAGAAAATCAAGACGGTAGTTCAGACCCTTCTGAACTGGAACACTTAACTGAG gAATTCAACAAGAAATCCAACTCCTTATACACGATTCTGCGAAGTAGCAGGCTGGTTGGGAGTCAGAGGGCTCCGTTCTTGAGACGTTTCTTGATGCGTTTGAATTTTAATTCCTTCTTTGAG GCCACTGCTCGAGGAGTGCTCAACGTCGTTAGACCACGTCCAGCAGCACTTCCAGTACTAAATCAACAATAG